The Pangasianodon hypophthalmus isolate fPanHyp1 chromosome 13, fPanHyp1.pri, whole genome shotgun sequence genome includes a window with the following:
- the LOC128319972 gene encoding uncharacterized protein LOC128319972 isoform X2, with the protein MDFVLHQCVGLPPETTDFVQMLIVHIKTVLLQLIRRILASGGRVERTRTTSSENASSPAEDQTSQRDDVSGAGTSEICKNILTLYQSDNFDRSEGDKTLGKSLKSDLSRSHTNEISDKLVILYQSDDFDRPEEEKTSGTSLKSHQKDQGMFASGQKQAISEKRKLFLESAADERFLDKVTQVESDIPEKRLRSHISTGLSSGKDSCSSTESSPMASVDLEQVTAEIVNRVISRIASEIGIADMENGSEARVGKAQMSDADARSASYSKNFSDVFAKLRSLIGVRDERRQSCSCLKNAAAAAVTDAKSLVSMSEAPNLQAVIDSFTEELIAKNADLFLRDELLAKSSSSKASRRRRSAFLQPRKSDQRIVSEVKKTCEVSSSVPLRSNQLLNKATQVVSEMLLRRLSTADSSRCSLEDAQSAVSTADSLVRVLYECDESVKEETKSSDALDALSCFFDVREAESAKKPRNVLRKVRSLLQAFFSKASKALSFPTHEERVEEKVDLDLCTNRVITEVIDLLRSELTAPPVVKNDDAYFHTKSTRRVSDIIFRIVESCPLLPSQFPKERHTEAQLRKVASALNLQVVSTASEISRTVSSTVQQFIDADRKSRPSVQRSSFAPLHLFTVVRNQLKAFFTSFSKRVAEDERTDASAQSERDEDRVTPIYISEDGSRKDLCSSTESSPTVSVDLFQVTAEIVNRVISGIASEIGLMENGSEAQMSDADARSASYPKNSDVFAKLRSLIGVRDKSRQSCSCLKNAAAAAAVTDAKSLVSISEAPNLQAVIDSFTEELIAKNADLFLRDELLAKSSSSKASRRRRSAFLQPRKSNQRIVSEVKKTCEVSSSVPLRSNQLLNKATQVVSEMLLRRLSTADSSRCSLEDVQSAVSTADSLVRVLYECDESVKEKTKSSDALDALSCFFDVREAESAKKPRNVLRKVRILLQAFFSKASKALSFSTHEERVEEKVDLDLCTNRVITEVIDLLRSELTVPPAVKNDDAYFHTKSTRRVSDIIFRIVESCPLLPSQFPKERHTEAQLRKVASALNLQVVSTASEISRTVSSTVQQFIDADRKSRPSVQRSSFAPLHLFTVVRNQLKAFFTSFSKRVAEDERTDASAQSERDEDRVTPIYISEDGSRKDLCSSTESSPTVSVDLFQVTAEIVNRVISGIASEIGLMENGSEAQMSDADARSASYPKNSDVFAKLRSLIGVRDKSRQSCSCLKNSAAVTDAKSLVSISEAPNLQAVIDSFTEELIAKNADLFLRDELLAKSSSSKASRLRRSAFLQPRKFDQRIVSEVKKTCEVSSSVPLRSNQLLNKATQVVSEMLLRRLSTADSSRCSLEDAQSAVSTADSLVRVLYECDESVKEKTKSSDALDALSCFFDVREAESAKKPRNVLRKVRSLLQAFFSKASKALSFPTHEERVEEKVDLDLCTNRVITEVIDLLRSELTAPPVVKNDDAYFHTKSTRRVSDIIFRIVESCPLLPSQFPKERHTEAQLRKVASALNLQVVSTASEISRTVSSTVQQFIDADRKSRPSVQRSSFAPLHLFIVVRNQLKNFFTSFSKRVADDERTDASAQSERDQDRVTPIYISEDGMVHELTELEDLSLEEMIHQRSRAITDVIANLLLRNVDRAGDVGQCSSDSVPGRGNNMLRSNRFPSECVYTFTEESIKAVVQNALNAGPSAGDEAQESSFVAKSTGCPFATALAREIEEAAMEETREHLNATDQQNRPGRNGNVPGSDGCSSLPAAEDQEKKKRLGFHFILRRNGSMIRRGFKVCRTFPPKCSPVVLSSGF; encoded by the exons ATGGACTTTGTTCTTCATCAGTGTGTTGG ATTACCGCCGGAGACGACTGATTTCGTTCAGATGCTCATCGTTCATATAAAAACTGTGCTGCTGCAGCTGATCCGGAGAATCCTGGCATCAGGAGGAAGGGTGGAACGAACAAGGACGACGTCTTCTGAGAATGCTTCATCACCCGCAGAAGATCAGACCTCACAGCGAGATGATGTCAGCGGCGCAGGCACTAGCGAGATATGTAAAAACATCTTGACTCTTTATCAGTCTGACAATTTTGACAGAAGCGAAGGAGATAAAACTTTAGGAAAGTCGCTAAAGTCCGATCTCAGCAGGTCACACACTAATGAGATATCTGATAAGCTTGTGATTCTGTATCAGTCTGATGATTTCGACAGACCTGAAGAAGAGAAAACTTCAGGAACATCACTAAAGTCTCACCAGAAGGACCAAGGAATGTTCGCCTCTGGACAGAAGCAAGCAATTTCCGAGAAAAGGAAGTTGTTCTTGGAATCTGCCGCTGATGAACGGTTCCTTGATAAAGTCACTCAGGTTGAGAGTGATATCCCAGAGAAGCGGTTACGTTCACACATTTCCACAGGTTTATCGAGTGGGAAAGATTCGTGTTCCAGCACAGAGTCGTCACCGATGGCGTCAGTAGATCTGGAACAAGTCACTGCTGAGATCGTGAACAGGGTGATCAGTAGAATTGCTAGCGAGATCGGAATAGCCGACATGGAAAACGGATCGGAAGCTCGGGTAGGAAAAGCTCAGATGAGTGATGCTGATGCTCGCTCAGCTTCCTACTCAAAGAACTTCTCCGACGTTTTCGCGAAGCTCCGAAGTCTTATTGGAGTCAGAGATGAAAGGAGACAGTCGTGCTCGTGCCTGAAgaacgcagcagcagcagcagtgactgaTGCTAAGAGCCTGGTGTCCATGAGTGAAGCTCCAAACCTGCAGGCTGTTATTGACAGCTTCACTGAGGAGCTGATTGCGAAGAACGCAGATTTATTTCTGCGTGACGAGCTGCTGGCCAAGTCCAGCTCTTCTAAAGCCTCTCGGCGCAGACGGTCTGCATTCTTGCAGCCGCGTAAATCCGATCAGCGGATTGTTTCCGAGGTAAAAAAGACCTGTGAGGTGAGCAGTTCTGTCCCTCTGAGGTCTAATCAGCTTCTCAATAAAGCCACTCAGGTGGTGAGTGAGATGCTGCTCAGAAGGTTGTCAACAGCAGACTCCTCGAGATGCTCGTTAGAAGACGCGCAGAGTGCCGTCAGTACCGCAGATTCGCTCGTCAGGGTTTTATACGAATGTGACGAGTCTGTGAAAGAGGAGACTAAGAGCTCTGACGCTCTCGATGCCTTGTCCTGCTTCTTTGACGTCAGAGAAGCAGAATCTGCCAAAAAACCAAGGAACGTGTTGAGAAAAGTGCGAAGTCTCCTTCAGGCATTTTTCTCCAAGGCATCTAAAGCTCTGAGCTTTCCCACACACGAGGAGAGGGTGGAGGAGAAGGTGGACCTGGACCTGTGCACCAACAGGGTCATTACTGAAGTCATTGATTTGTTAAGGAGTGAGTTGACAGCTCCACCTGTGGTGAAGAACGATGACGCCTATTTCCACACCAAATCCACCAGGCGTGTGAGTGACATCATCTTCCGAATAGTGGAATCCTGTCCTCTCCTGCCTTCACAATTCCCAAAGGAACGCCACACGGAAGCGCAGCTCAGGAAAGTGGCGTCCGCGTTAAATCTGCAGGTCGTTTCTACCGCTTCTGAGATTTCCCGAACTGTTAGCTCCACTGTGCAGCAGTTTATAGACGCAGACAGGAAGTCGAGGCCTTCAGTCCAGAGGAGTTCATTCGCTCCTCTGCACCTTTTCACTGTGGTGCGCAACCAGCTGAAGGCTTTCTTCACTTCCTTCTCTAAACGTGTTGCTGAAGATGAAAGGACAGACGCGTCAGCACAGTCAGAGAGGGATGAAGATCGTGTCACTCCCATCTACATCAGCGAGGATGGAAGTAGGAAAGATTTGTGTTCCAGCACAGAGTCGTCACCGACGGTATCAGTAGATCTTTTTCAAGTCACTGCTGAGATCGTGAACAGGGTGATCAGTGGAATTGCTAGTGAGATCGGACTAATGGAAAATGGATCGGAAGCTCAGATGAGTGATGCTGATGCTCGCTCAGCTTCCTACCCAAAGAACTCTGACGTTTTCGCAAAGCTCCGAAGTCTTATTGGAGTCAGAGATAAAAGCAGACAGTCGTGCTCGTGCCTGAAgaacgcagcagcagcagcagcagtgactgaTGCTAAGAGCCTCGTGTCCATCAGCGAAGCTCCAAACCTGCAGGCTGTTATTGACAGCTTCACTGAGGAGCTTATTGCGAAGAACGCAGATTTATTTCTGCGTGACGAGCTGCTGGCCAAGTCCAGCTCTTCTAAAGCCTCTCGGCGCAGACGGTCTGCGTTCTTGCAGCCGCGTAAATCCAATCAGCGGATTGTTTCCGAGGTAAAAAAGACCTGTGAGGTGAGCAGTTCTGTCCCTCTGAGGTCTAATCAGCTTCTCAATAAAGCCACTCAGGTGGTGAGTGAGATGCTGCTCAGAAGGTTGTCAACAGCAGACTCCTCGAGATGCTCGTTAGAAGACGTGCAGAGTGCCGTCAGTACCGCAGATTCGCTCGTCAGGGTTTTATACGAATGTGACGAGTCTGTGAAAGAGAAGACTAAGAGCTCTGACGCTCTCGATGCCTTGTCCTGCTTCTTTGACGTCAGAGAAGCAGAATCTGCCAAAAAACCAAGGAACGTGTTGAGAAAAGTGCGAATTCTCCTTCAGGCATTTTTCTCCAAGGCATCTAAAGCTCTGAGCTTTTCCACACACGAGGAGAGGGTGGAGGAGAAGGTGGACCTGGACCTGTGCACCAACAGGGTCATTACTGAAGTGATTGATTTGTTAAGGAGTGAGTTGACAGTTCCACCTGCGGTGAAGAACGATGACGCCTATTTCCACACCAAATCCACCAGGCGTGTGAGTGACATCATCTTCCGAATAGTGGAATCCTGTCCTCTCCTGCCTTCACAATTCCCAAAGGAACGCCACACGGAAGCGCAGCTCAGGAAAGTGGCGTCCGCGTTAAATCTGCAGGTCGTTTCTACCGCTTCTGAGATTTCCCGAACTGTTAGCTCCACTGTGCAGCAGTTTATAGACGCAGACAGGAAGTCGAGGCCTTCAGTCCAGAGGAGTTCATTCGCTCCTCTGCACCTTTTCACTGTGGTGCGCAACCAGCTGAAGGCTTTCTTCACTTCCTTCTCTAAACGTGTTGCTGAAGATGAAAGGACAGACGCGTCAGCACAGTCAGAGAGGGATGAAGATCGTGTCACTCCCATCTACATCAGCGAGGATGGAAGTAGGAAAGATTTGTGTTCCAGCACAGAGTCGTCACCGACGGTATCAGTAGATCTTTTTCAAGTCACTGCTGAGATCGTGAACAGGGTGATCAGTGGAATTGCTAGTGAGATCGGACTAATGGAAAATGGATCGGAAGCTCAGATGAGTGATGCTGATGCTCGCTCAGCTTCCTACCCAAAGAACTCTGACGTTTTCGCGAAGCTCCGAAGTCTTATTGGAGTCAGAGATAAAAGCAGACAGTCGTGCTCGTGCCTGAAGAACTCAGCAGCAGTGACTGATGCTAAGAGCCTCGTGTCCATCAGCGAAGCTCCAAACCTGCAGGCTGTTATTGACAGCTTCACTGAGGAGCTGATTGCGAAGAACGCAGATTTATTTCTGCGTGACGAGCTGCTGGCCAAGTCCAGCTCTTCTAAAGCCTCTCGGCTCAGACGGTCTGCATTCTTGCAGCCGCGTAAATTCGATCAGCGGATTGTTTCCGAGGTAAAAAAGACCTGTGAGGTGAGCAGTTCTGTCCCTCTGAGGTCTAATCAGCTTCTCAATAAAGCCACTCAGGTGGTGAGTGAGATGCTGCTCAGAAGGTTGTCAACAGCAGACTCCTCGAGATGCTCGTTAGAAGACGCGCAGAGTGCCGTAAGTACCGCAGATTCGCTCGTCAGGGTTTTATACGAATGTGACGAGTCTGTGAAAGAGAAGACTAAGAGCTCTGACGCTCTCGATGCCTTGTCCTGCTTCTTTGACGTCAGAGAAGCAGAATCTGCCAAAAAACCAAGGAACGTGTTGAGAAAAGTGCGAAGTCTCCTTCAGGCATTTTTCTCCAAGGCATCTAAAGCTCTGAGCTTTCCTACACACGAGGAGAGGGTGGAGGAGAAGGTGGACCTGGACCTGTGCACCAACAGGGTCATTACTGAAGTCATTGATTTGTTAAGGAGTGAGTTGACAGCTCCACCTGTGGTGAAGAACGATGACGCCTATTTCCACACCAAATCCACCAGGCGTGTGAGTGACATCATCTTCCGAATAGTGGAATCCTGTCCTCTGCTGCCCTCACAATTCCCAAAGGAACGCCACACGGAAGCGCAGCTCAGGAAAGTGGCATCCGCGTTAAATCTGCAGGTCGTTTCTACAGCTTCTGAGATTTCCCGAACTGTTAGCTCCACTGTGCAGCAGTTTATAGACGCAGACAGGAAGTCGAGGCCTTCAGTCCAGAGGAGTTCATTCGCTCCTCTGCACCTTTTCATTGTGGTGCGCAACCAGCTGAAGAATTTCTTCACTTCCTTCTCTAAACGTGTTGCTGACGATGAAAGGACAGACGCGTCAGCACAGTCAGAGAGGGATCAGGATCGTGTCACTCCCATCTACATCAGCGAGGATGGCATGGTTCATGAACTAACCGAGCTGGAGGATCTTTCTCTGGAGGAGATGATACATCAACGATCACGTGCTATAACGGATGTAATAGCAAATCTCCTCCTGAGGAACGTGGATAGGGCAGGAGATGTTGGCCAGTGTTCATCAGATTCTGTTCCAGGGAGAGGGAACAACATGTTACGCTCCAACCGGTTTCCTTCTGAGTGCGTTTACACGTTTACAGAGGAGTCCATCAAGGCTGTAGTGCAGAATGCGCTAAACGCCGGGCCGAGCGCAGGAGACGAAGCTCAGGAAAGCAGCTTCGTGGCCAAATCGACCGGTTGTCCGTTTGCTACGGCGCTCGCACGTGAAATCGAGGAGGCAGCCATGGAGGAGACTCGGGAACACCTAAACGCCACTGATCAGCAGAATCGACCCGGCCGGAACGGAAACGTTCCTGGAAGCGATGGTTGTTCCTCACTTCCAGCAGCTGAGGatcaggagaagaagaagaggctCGGATTTCACTTCATTCTGAGGAGGAACGGGAGCATGATCAGACGTGGCTTTAAGGTATGCAGGACTTTTCCCCCTAAATGTTCTCCTGTGGTTTTGAGTTCAGGTTTTTGA
- the LOC128319972 gene encoding uncharacterized protein LOC128319972 isoform X1, whose amino-acid sequence MCSVQLSEKKRRTQNSTSDQRLKCFRDIMDFVLHQCVGLPPETTDFVQMLIVHIKTVLLQLIRRILASGGRVERTRTTSSENASSPAEDQTSQRDDVSGAGTSEICKNILTLYQSDNFDRSEGDKTLGKSLKSDLSRSHTNEISDKLVILYQSDDFDRPEEEKTSGTSLKSHQKDQGMFASGQKQAISEKRKLFLESAADERFLDKVTQVESDIPEKRLRSHISTGLSSGKDSCSSTESSPMASVDLEQVTAEIVNRVISRIASEIGIADMENGSEARVGKAQMSDADARSASYSKNFSDVFAKLRSLIGVRDERRQSCSCLKNAAAAAVTDAKSLVSMSEAPNLQAVIDSFTEELIAKNADLFLRDELLAKSSSSKASRRRRSAFLQPRKSDQRIVSEVKKTCEVSSSVPLRSNQLLNKATQVVSEMLLRRLSTADSSRCSLEDAQSAVSTADSLVRVLYECDESVKEETKSSDALDALSCFFDVREAESAKKPRNVLRKVRSLLQAFFSKASKALSFPTHEERVEEKVDLDLCTNRVITEVIDLLRSELTAPPVVKNDDAYFHTKSTRRVSDIIFRIVESCPLLPSQFPKERHTEAQLRKVASALNLQVVSTASEISRTVSSTVQQFIDADRKSRPSVQRSSFAPLHLFTVVRNQLKAFFTSFSKRVAEDERTDASAQSERDEDRVTPIYISEDGSRKDLCSSTESSPTVSVDLFQVTAEIVNRVISGIASEIGLMENGSEAQMSDADARSASYPKNSDVFAKLRSLIGVRDKSRQSCSCLKNAAAAAAVTDAKSLVSISEAPNLQAVIDSFTEELIAKNADLFLRDELLAKSSSSKASRRRRSAFLQPRKSNQRIVSEVKKTCEVSSSVPLRSNQLLNKATQVVSEMLLRRLSTADSSRCSLEDVQSAVSTADSLVRVLYECDESVKEKTKSSDALDALSCFFDVREAESAKKPRNVLRKVRILLQAFFSKASKALSFSTHEERVEEKVDLDLCTNRVITEVIDLLRSELTVPPAVKNDDAYFHTKSTRRVSDIIFRIVESCPLLPSQFPKERHTEAQLRKVASALNLQVVSTASEISRTVSSTVQQFIDADRKSRPSVQRSSFAPLHLFTVVRNQLKAFFTSFSKRVAEDERTDASAQSERDEDRVTPIYISEDGSRKDLCSSTESSPTVSVDLFQVTAEIVNRVISGIASEIGLMENGSEAQMSDADARSASYPKNSDVFAKLRSLIGVRDKSRQSCSCLKNSAAVTDAKSLVSISEAPNLQAVIDSFTEELIAKNADLFLRDELLAKSSSSKASRLRRSAFLQPRKFDQRIVSEVKKTCEVSSSVPLRSNQLLNKATQVVSEMLLRRLSTADSSRCSLEDAQSAVSTADSLVRVLYECDESVKEKTKSSDALDALSCFFDVREAESAKKPRNVLRKVRSLLQAFFSKASKALSFPTHEERVEEKVDLDLCTNRVITEVIDLLRSELTAPPVVKNDDAYFHTKSTRRVSDIIFRIVESCPLLPSQFPKERHTEAQLRKVASALNLQVVSTASEISRTVSSTVQQFIDADRKSRPSVQRSSFAPLHLFIVVRNQLKNFFTSFSKRVADDERTDASAQSERDQDRVTPIYISEDGMVHELTELEDLSLEEMIHQRSRAITDVIANLLLRNVDRAGDVGQCSSDSVPGRGNNMLRSNRFPSECVYTFTEESIKAVVQNALNAGPSAGDEAQESSFVAKSTGCPFATALAREIEEAAMEETREHLNATDQQNRPGRNGNVPGSDGCSSLPAAEDQEKKKRLGFHFILRRNGSMIRRGFKVCRTFPPKCSPVVLSSGF is encoded by the exons ATGTGCTCTGTACAGTTGagtgagaagaagagaaggactCAGAACTCCACATCTGACCAGAGACTGAAGTGTTTCAGGGACATTATGGACTTTGTTCTTCATCAGTGTGTTGG ATTACCGCCGGAGACGACTGATTTCGTTCAGATGCTCATCGTTCATATAAAAACTGTGCTGCTGCAGCTGATCCGGAGAATCCTGGCATCAGGAGGAAGGGTGGAACGAACAAGGACGACGTCTTCTGAGAATGCTTCATCACCCGCAGAAGATCAGACCTCACAGCGAGATGATGTCAGCGGCGCAGGCACTAGCGAGATATGTAAAAACATCTTGACTCTTTATCAGTCTGACAATTTTGACAGAAGCGAAGGAGATAAAACTTTAGGAAAGTCGCTAAAGTCCGATCTCAGCAGGTCACACACTAATGAGATATCTGATAAGCTTGTGATTCTGTATCAGTCTGATGATTTCGACAGACCTGAAGAAGAGAAAACTTCAGGAACATCACTAAAGTCTCACCAGAAGGACCAAGGAATGTTCGCCTCTGGACAGAAGCAAGCAATTTCCGAGAAAAGGAAGTTGTTCTTGGAATCTGCCGCTGATGAACGGTTCCTTGATAAAGTCACTCAGGTTGAGAGTGATATCCCAGAGAAGCGGTTACGTTCACACATTTCCACAGGTTTATCGAGTGGGAAAGATTCGTGTTCCAGCACAGAGTCGTCACCGATGGCGTCAGTAGATCTGGAACAAGTCACTGCTGAGATCGTGAACAGGGTGATCAGTAGAATTGCTAGCGAGATCGGAATAGCCGACATGGAAAACGGATCGGAAGCTCGGGTAGGAAAAGCTCAGATGAGTGATGCTGATGCTCGCTCAGCTTCCTACTCAAAGAACTTCTCCGACGTTTTCGCGAAGCTCCGAAGTCTTATTGGAGTCAGAGATGAAAGGAGACAGTCGTGCTCGTGCCTGAAgaacgcagcagcagcagcagtgactgaTGCTAAGAGCCTGGTGTCCATGAGTGAAGCTCCAAACCTGCAGGCTGTTATTGACAGCTTCACTGAGGAGCTGATTGCGAAGAACGCAGATTTATTTCTGCGTGACGAGCTGCTGGCCAAGTCCAGCTCTTCTAAAGCCTCTCGGCGCAGACGGTCTGCATTCTTGCAGCCGCGTAAATCCGATCAGCGGATTGTTTCCGAGGTAAAAAAGACCTGTGAGGTGAGCAGTTCTGTCCCTCTGAGGTCTAATCAGCTTCTCAATAAAGCCACTCAGGTGGTGAGTGAGATGCTGCTCAGAAGGTTGTCAACAGCAGACTCCTCGAGATGCTCGTTAGAAGACGCGCAGAGTGCCGTCAGTACCGCAGATTCGCTCGTCAGGGTTTTATACGAATGTGACGAGTCTGTGAAAGAGGAGACTAAGAGCTCTGACGCTCTCGATGCCTTGTCCTGCTTCTTTGACGTCAGAGAAGCAGAATCTGCCAAAAAACCAAGGAACGTGTTGAGAAAAGTGCGAAGTCTCCTTCAGGCATTTTTCTCCAAGGCATCTAAAGCTCTGAGCTTTCCCACACACGAGGAGAGGGTGGAGGAGAAGGTGGACCTGGACCTGTGCACCAACAGGGTCATTACTGAAGTCATTGATTTGTTAAGGAGTGAGTTGACAGCTCCACCTGTGGTGAAGAACGATGACGCCTATTTCCACACCAAATCCACCAGGCGTGTGAGTGACATCATCTTCCGAATAGTGGAATCCTGTCCTCTCCTGCCTTCACAATTCCCAAAGGAACGCCACACGGAAGCGCAGCTCAGGAAAGTGGCGTCCGCGTTAAATCTGCAGGTCGTTTCTACCGCTTCTGAGATTTCCCGAACTGTTAGCTCCACTGTGCAGCAGTTTATAGACGCAGACAGGAAGTCGAGGCCTTCAGTCCAGAGGAGTTCATTCGCTCCTCTGCACCTTTTCACTGTGGTGCGCAACCAGCTGAAGGCTTTCTTCACTTCCTTCTCTAAACGTGTTGCTGAAGATGAAAGGACAGACGCGTCAGCACAGTCAGAGAGGGATGAAGATCGTGTCACTCCCATCTACATCAGCGAGGATGGAAGTAGGAAAGATTTGTGTTCCAGCACAGAGTCGTCACCGACGGTATCAGTAGATCTTTTTCAAGTCACTGCTGAGATCGTGAACAGGGTGATCAGTGGAATTGCTAGTGAGATCGGACTAATGGAAAATGGATCGGAAGCTCAGATGAGTGATGCTGATGCTCGCTCAGCTTCCTACCCAAAGAACTCTGACGTTTTCGCAAAGCTCCGAAGTCTTATTGGAGTCAGAGATAAAAGCAGACAGTCGTGCTCGTGCCTGAAgaacgcagcagcagcagcagcagtgactgaTGCTAAGAGCCTCGTGTCCATCAGCGAAGCTCCAAACCTGCAGGCTGTTATTGACAGCTTCACTGAGGAGCTTATTGCGAAGAACGCAGATTTATTTCTGCGTGACGAGCTGCTGGCCAAGTCCAGCTCTTCTAAAGCCTCTCGGCGCAGACGGTCTGCGTTCTTGCAGCCGCGTAAATCCAATCAGCGGATTGTTTCCGAGGTAAAAAAGACCTGTGAGGTGAGCAGTTCTGTCCCTCTGAGGTCTAATCAGCTTCTCAATAAAGCCACTCAGGTGGTGAGTGAGATGCTGCTCAGAAGGTTGTCAACAGCAGACTCCTCGAGATGCTCGTTAGAAGACGTGCAGAGTGCCGTCAGTACCGCAGATTCGCTCGTCAGGGTTTTATACGAATGTGACGAGTCTGTGAAAGAGAAGACTAAGAGCTCTGACGCTCTCGATGCCTTGTCCTGCTTCTTTGACGTCAGAGAAGCAGAATCTGCCAAAAAACCAAGGAACGTGTTGAGAAAAGTGCGAATTCTCCTTCAGGCATTTTTCTCCAAGGCATCTAAAGCTCTGAGCTTTTCCACACACGAGGAGAGGGTGGAGGAGAAGGTGGACCTGGACCTGTGCACCAACAGGGTCATTACTGAAGTGATTGATTTGTTAAGGAGTGAGTTGACAGTTCCACCTGCGGTGAAGAACGATGACGCCTATTTCCACACCAAATCCACCAGGCGTGTGAGTGACATCATCTTCCGAATAGTGGAATCCTGTCCTCTCCTGCCTTCACAATTCCCAAAGGAACGCCACACGGAAGCGCAGCTCAGGAAAGTGGCGTCCGCGTTAAATCTGCAGGTCGTTTCTACCGCTTCTGAGATTTCCCGAACTGTTAGCTCCACTGTGCAGCAGTTTATAGACGCAGACAGGAAGTCGAGGCCTTCAGTCCAGAGGAGTTCATTCGCTCCTCTGCACCTTTTCACTGTGGTGCGCAACCAGCTGAAGGCTTTCTTCACTTCCTTCTCTAAACGTGTTGCTGAAGATGAAAGGACAGACGCGTCAGCACAGTCAGAGAGGGATGAAGATCGTGTCACTCCCATCTACATCAGCGAGGATGGAAGTAGGAAAGATTTGTGTTCCAGCACAGAGTCGTCACCGACGGTATCAGTAGATCTTTTTCAAGTCACTGCTGAGATCGTGAACAGGGTGATCAGTGGAATTGCTAGTGAGATCGGACTAATGGAAAATGGATCGGAAGCTCAGATGAGTGATGCTGATGCTCGCTCAGCTTCCTACCCAAAGAACTCTGACGTTTTCGCGAAGCTCCGAAGTCTTATTGGAGTCAGAGATAAAAGCAGACAGTCGTGCTCGTGCCTGAAGAACTCAGCAGCAGTGACTGATGCTAAGAGCCTCGTGTCCATCAGCGAAGCTCCAAACCTGCAGGCTGTTATTGACAGCTTCACTGAGGAGCTGATTGCGAAGAACGCAGATTTATTTCTGCGTGACGAGCTGCTGGCCAAGTCCAGCTCTTCTAAAGCCTCTCGGCTCAGACGGTCTGCATTCTTGCAGCCGCGTAAATTCGATCAGCGGATTGTTTCCGAGGTAAAAAAGACCTGTGAGGTGAGCAGTTCTGTCCCTCTGAGGTCTAATCAGCTTCTCAATAAAGCCACTCAGGTGGTGAGTGAGATGCTGCTCAGAAGGTTGTCAACAGCAGACTCCTCGAGATGCTCGTTAGAAGACGCGCAGAGTGCCGTAAGTACCGCAGATTCGCTCGTCAGGGTTTTATACGAATGTGACGAGTCTGTGAAAGAGAAGACTAAGAGCTCTGACGCTCTCGATGCCTTGTCCTGCTTCTTTGACGTCAGAGAAGCAGAATCTGCCAAAAAACCAAGGAACGTGTTGAGAAAAGTGCGAAGTCTCCTTCAGGCATTTTTCTCCAAGGCATCTAAAGCTCTGAGCTTTCCTACACACGAGGAGAGGGTGGAGGAGAAGGTGGACCTGGACCTGTGCACCAACAGGGTCATTACTGAAGTCATTGATTTGTTAAGGAGTGAGTTGACAGCTCCACCTGTGGTGAAGAACGATGACGCCTATTTCCACACCAAATCCACCAGGCGTGTGAGTGACATCATCTTCCGAATAGTGGAATCCTGTCCTCTGCTGCCCTCACAATTCCCAAAGGAACGCCACACGGAAGCGCAGCTCAGGAAAGTGGCATCCGCGTTAAATCTGCAGGTCGTTTCTACAGCTTCTGAGATTTCCCGAACTGTTAGCTCCACTGTGCAGCAGTTTATAGACGCAGACAGGAAGTCGAGGCCTTCAGTCCAGAGGAGTTCATTCGCTCCTCTGCACCTTTTCATTGTGGTGCGCAACCAGCTGAAGAATTTCTTCACTTCCTTCTCTAAACGTGTTGCTGACGATGAAAGGACAGACGCGTCAGCACAGTCAGAGAGGGATCAGGATCGTGTCACTCCCATCTACATCAGCGAGGATGGCATGGTTCATGAACTAACCGAGCTGGAGGATCTTTCTCTGGAGGAGATGATACATCAACGATCACGTGCTATAACGGATGTAATAGCAAATCTCCTCCTGAGGAACGTGGATAGGGCAGGAGATGTTGGCCAGTGTTCATCAGATTCTGTTCCAGGGAGAGGGAACAACATGTTACGCTCCAACCGGTTTCCTTCTGAGTGCGTTTACACGTTTACAGAGGAGTCCATCAAGGCTGTAGTGCAGAATGCGCTAAACGCCGGGCCGAGCGCAGGAGACGAAGCTCAGGAAAGCAGCTTCGTGGCCAAATCGACCGGTTGTCCGTTTGCTACGGCGCTCGCACGTGAAATCGAGGAGGCAGCCATGGAGGAGACTCGGGAACACCTAAACGCCACTGATCAGCAGAATCGACCCGGCCGGAACGGAAACGTTCCTGGAAGCGATGGTTGTTCCTCACTTCCAGCAGCTGAGGatcaggagaagaagaagaggctCGGATTTCACTTCATTCTGAGGAGGAACGGGAGCATGATCAGACGTGGCTTTAAGGTATGCAGGACTTTTCCCCCTAAATGTTCTCCTGTGGTTTTGAGTTCAGGTTTTTGA